The following are from one region of the Bradyrhizobium sediminis genome:
- a CDS encoding class II aldolase/adducin family protein, with translation MTAHVPPAAIKDGTRQTRIDLAAAYRLIHRLGLDDSIYTHISVRLPGRHDRFLINPYGMRFEEVTASNLVEVDLDGKIVDDPLGLGINPAGFTIHSAVHAARKDAMCVLHTHTVAGVAVSCQTQGLLPLNQWSMQFTDRLAYHDYEGIALDLDERSRLVADLGDKFVMVLRNHGMLTCGRSVAEAFKLMHNLERSCRAQLALQASGAEICPLSATVARKTAGQYANFYDSIEIKGQPDSEWAAFKRMLERTDPDFIN, from the coding sequence ATGACAGCTCACGTACCGCCGGCGGCCATAAAGGACGGAACCCGTCAGACCCGGATCGATCTTGCGGCCGCCTACCGGCTGATCCACCGGCTCGGGCTCGACGACAGCATCTACACCCACATCTCGGTTCGGCTCCCCGGCCGCCATGACCGCTTCCTGATCAACCCCTACGGCATGCGCTTCGAAGAGGTCACGGCGTCCAATCTGGTGGAAGTCGATCTCGACGGGAAAATTGTCGACGACCCGCTGGGTCTTGGCATCAATCCGGCCGGGTTCACCATTCATAGCGCCGTGCACGCGGCGCGGAAGGATGCGATGTGCGTCCTGCACACGCACACCGTCGCCGGCGTCGCGGTTTCCTGTCAAACGCAGGGACTGCTGCCGCTGAACCAATGGTCGATGCAGTTCACCGACCGGCTCGCCTACCATGACTACGAAGGGATCGCGCTCGATCTGGATGAGCGCTCTCGCCTGGTCGCCGATCTCGGGGACAAGTTCGTCATGGTTCTCCGCAATCACGGCATGCTCACCTGCGGACGATCCGTCGCCGAAGCCTTCAAGCTGATGCACAATCTGGAACGGTCTTGCCGCGCCCAGCTCGCGCTTCAGGCTTCCGGCGCCGAAATCTGCCCGCTTTCCGCGACCGTCGCCCGCAAGACCGCGGGCCAGTATGCAAACTTCTACGACAGCATCGAAATCAAGGGTCAGCCTGACAGCGAATGGGCCGCCTTCAAGCGGATGCTGGAACGCACCGATCCCGACTTCATCAACTAG
- a CDS encoding ABC transporter substrate-binding protein produces the protein MLKRTLIGLAMVCGLSAAAPAGEPKAGGVVNAVIQPEPPGLMMGLVQNGPTQMIAGNIYEGLLRYSPKLEPQPGLAESWTVSEDGKVYSFKLRKGVTWHDGKPFTSADVVFSIEFLKQTHARARGNLVQLDKVETPDDATVVFTLKQPFGPFLGIFEVGSLPMIPKHIYEGTDFKANPANNTPVGTGPFMFKEWQKGSFIRLVKNPNYYIKGKPHIDEIYWHVIPDAAARSVAFETGKVDVLPGGSVENFDVPRLSKLKNVCVTGNGWEFFSPHSWLWLNNRSGPTANKKFRQALMFAIDRNFAKDVIWNGLGKVATGPSGSAIKYYSSAVPKYDFDPTKAKALLKEAGYKGEKVRLLPLPYGETWQRWAEAVKQNLQDVGVNVEMIATDVPGWNQKVSDWDYDIAFTYLYQYGDPALGVGRNYVSSQIAKGSPFNNVEGYSNPEIDKLFADGAVAFPDSKRDEIYAKAQKILVDDVPVAWLLELQFPTITRCSVKNLVTTAIGVNDGFRDAWIDK, from the coding sequence ATGCTGAAGCGAACTTTGATTGGCCTTGCCATGGTATGCGGCCTGAGCGCCGCAGCCCCGGCGGGGGAACCGAAAGCAGGCGGCGTCGTCAATGCCGTGATCCAGCCCGAGCCTCCGGGCCTGATGATGGGTCTGGTCCAGAACGGCCCGACCCAGATGATCGCGGGCAACATCTATGAAGGCCTGCTGCGCTATAGTCCGAAGCTGGAGCCGCAGCCGGGCCTGGCCGAGAGCTGGACGGTGAGCGAGGACGGCAAGGTCTACTCCTTCAAACTCAGGAAGGGCGTCACCTGGCATGACGGCAAGCCATTCACCTCGGCGGACGTGGTCTTTTCGATCGAATTCCTGAAACAAACCCACGCCCGCGCCCGCGGCAACCTGGTCCAACTCGACAAGGTAGAGACGCCGGACGACGCCACCGTCGTGTTCACGCTGAAGCAGCCGTTCGGTCCGTTCCTCGGCATCTTCGAGGTCGGCTCGCTGCCGATGATTCCGAAACACATCTACGAGGGTACCGATTTCAAGGCCAATCCGGCGAACAATACGCCTGTCGGCACCGGCCCCTTCATGTTCAAGGAATGGCAGAAGGGCTCGTTCATCCGGCTCGTGAAGAATCCGAATTACTACATCAAGGGCAAGCCGCACATCGACGAGATCTACTGGCACGTCATTCCGGACGCTGCAGCACGATCGGTGGCGTTCGAAACCGGCAAGGTCGATGTGCTGCCGGGCGGATCGGTAGAGAACTTTGACGTTCCCCGCCTGAGCAAGCTCAAGAACGTGTGCGTCACCGGCAATGGCTGGGAATTCTTCAGCCCGCACTCATGGCTCTGGCTCAACAACCGTTCCGGACCGACGGCGAACAAGAAATTCCGTCAGGCGCTGATGTTCGCGATCGACCGCAATTTTGCAAAGGACGTGATCTGGAACGGTCTCGGCAAGGTCGCGACCGGCCCTTCCGGCTCCGCGATCAAATACTACTCGAGCGCCGTGCCGAAATACGATTTCGACCCGACGAAGGCCAAAGCCCTGCTCAAGGAAGCCGGTTACAAGGGCGAAAAGGTCCGCTTGCTGCCGCTGCCTTACGGCGAAACCTGGCAGCGCTGGGCCGAGGCGGTTAAGCAGAATCTGCAGGACGTCGGCGTCAATGTCGAAATGATTGCGACCGACGTTCCCGGCTGGAATCAGAAAGTATCCGACTGGGATTACGATATCGCCTTCACCTACCTGTATCAGTATGGCGACCCCGCCCTCGGCGTCGGCCGCAACTATGTCAGCAGCCAGATCGCCAAGGGCTCGCCGTTCAACAACGTCGAGGGATATTCGAATCCGGAGATCGACAAGCTGTTCGCCGACGGCGCGGTCGCCTTCCCGGATTCCAAGCGCGACGAGATCTACGCCAAGGCGCAGAAGATCCTGGTCGACGACGTGCCGGTTGCGTGGCTGCTCGAATTGCAGTTCCCCACCATCACCCGCTGCAGCGTCAAGAACCTCGTTACCACCGCGATCGGCGTCAACGACGGCTTCCGCGACGCCTGGATCGACAAGTAA
- a CDS encoding ABC transporter permease, which produces MLAFIAQRIGKAVIVLLAIVVLNFFLIRLAPGDPALVMAGEAGAGDQLFVAQLREKFGLDQPLPVQLFVYVKGILSFDLGFSFRQQMPVSKLILDRLPATLLLTGTAFAISLAFGVLFGTLAARRAGTWTDTAITVLALIFYATPLFWIALMAILLFSVTMEWLPSFGYETVGANYTGLAHMLDVGAHLLLPATTIGLFFMATYTRMTRASMLEVKRLDFVKTARAKGLRDAVIQRRHVLRNALLPVVTLAGLQAGTLVGGAVLTETVFAWPGIGRLMYEALLQRDYNLLLGVFVVCSAMVLVFNLLTDLIYRSVDPRIEFAA; this is translated from the coding sequence ATGCTTGCATTCATTGCCCAGAGAATCGGCAAGGCGGTTATCGTCCTGCTCGCGATCGTCGTCCTGAACTTCTTCCTGATCCGGCTCGCGCCCGGCGATCCGGCATTGGTGATGGCCGGCGAGGCAGGCGCCGGCGATCAGCTTTTCGTCGCCCAGCTCCGTGAAAAATTCGGCCTCGATCAACCCTTGCCGGTGCAGCTCTTTGTCTACGTCAAGGGAATCCTCAGCTTCGATCTCGGCTTCTCCTTCCGCCAGCAGATGCCGGTTTCGAAGCTGATCCTTGATCGGCTTCCAGCCACGCTGCTGCTGACCGGGACAGCATTTGCGATTTCGCTGGCGTTCGGCGTCCTGTTCGGAACACTGGCGGCACGCCGGGCCGGCACCTGGACGGATACCGCGATCACGGTGCTGGCGCTGATCTTCTACGCCACGCCGCTGTTCTGGATCGCCTTGATGGCGATCCTGTTGTTTTCGGTCACGATGGAATGGTTGCCGAGTTTTGGCTACGAGACGGTCGGCGCGAACTATACCGGGCTCGCCCATATGCTCGATGTCGGAGCCCACTTGTTGCTGCCCGCCACGACGATCGGTCTTTTCTTCATGGCCACCTACACCCGCATGACGCGCGCGTCGATGCTCGAGGTCAAGCGGCTGGACTTCGTCAAGACGGCCCGCGCCAAGGGCTTGCGCGATGCCGTGATTCAGCGCCGTCACGTGCTGCGCAACGCGCTGCTGCCGGTCGTGACGCTTGCGGGCCTGCAGGCGGGCACGCTGGTGGGCGGCGCCGTGCTGACCGAAACCGTGTTCGCCTGGCCCGGCATCGGCCGCCTGATGTACGAGGCCCTGCTGCAGCGCGACTACAACCTGCTGCTCGGCGTCTTCGTGGTGTGTTCGGCGATGGTGCTGGTATTCAACCTCCTCACCGACCTGATCTACCGTTCGGTCGATCCCCGTATCGAGTTCGCGGCATGA
- a CDS encoding ABC transporter permease translates to MRQFWRMLLRNPGGLIGLVILAVAIAVAVFGPLLFPTSPWRMVQRPFLPPFTIAGLPLGTDALGRDVMAGIVYGARVSLLVGLVSTLAALAVGIPVGAMAGYFGGRIGDALMRFTEFFQTVPSFALAIVLVAVLQPSIVSIVIAIAIVSWPPVARLVRGEVLSLRTREYVQAAIVTGQTNGWIIWREILPNALSPVIVLASLMVATAILLESSLSFLGLGDPNLMSWGYMVGAGRTVIRQAWWITVFPGVAILISVLALNLIGEGLNDALNPRLNKDGR, encoded by the coding sequence ATGAGGCAGTTCTGGCGAATGCTGCTGCGCAACCCCGGCGGGCTGATCGGCCTCGTGATCCTGGCTGTCGCGATCGCGGTCGCGGTGTTTGGCCCACTGCTGTTTCCAACGTCGCCCTGGCGCATGGTGCAGCGGCCGTTCCTGCCGCCGTTCACGATCGCGGGCCTGCCGCTCGGTACCGATGCGCTCGGCCGCGACGTGATGGCGGGCATCGTGTACGGGGCGCGCGTTTCATTGCTGGTTGGCCTCGTCTCCACGCTGGCGGCGCTCGCGGTCGGCATCCCCGTTGGCGCGATGGCCGGATATTTCGGCGGTCGCATCGGCGATGCGCTGATGCGCTTCACCGAATTCTTTCAGACCGTGCCGAGCTTCGCGCTGGCGATCGTGCTGGTCGCCGTGCTGCAGCCCTCGATCGTTTCGATCGTCATCGCCATCGCCATCGTCAGCTGGCCGCCGGTGGCGCGACTGGTGCGCGGCGAGGTGCTGTCGCTGCGCACCCGCGAATATGTCCAGGCCGCGATCGTGACCGGTCAGACCAACGGCTGGATCATCTGGCGCGAAATCCTTCCCAATGCGCTGTCTCCCGTGATCGTGCTGGCGTCGTTGATGGTTGCGACCGCCATCCTGCTCGAATCGTCGTTGTCATTTCTCGGTCTCGGCGACCCCAATCTGATGTCGTGGGGGTACATGGTCGGCGCCGGCCGCACCGTTATTCGCCAGGCCTGGTGGATCACGGTGTTTCCAGGCGTCGCCATCCTGATTTCCGTCCTGGCGCTGAACCTGATCGGCGAAGGCCTCAACGACGCGCTCAATCCACGCCTCAACAAGGACGGGCGATGA
- a CDS encoding ABC transporter ATP-binding protein yields MSAATAVTIRDLRIALPAGGDRSYAVDGVSFDLTAGKILCIVGESGSGKSMCAHALMGLLPDNVVSEAGEIVFDGHNLLTLDESAWLALRGRRIAMVFQEPMTALNPLMRIGDQIAEMFEAHDLLTPRERKRKAADLLREVGLPNPEQAVRAYPHQLSGGQRQRAMIAMALALEPAVLVADEPTTALDVTTQAQILKLIRDLQRRRNMAVMFITHDFGVVADIADSVVVLQHGKVVEQGAADDVLLRPQHPYTRALLAAVPTMQPPQRVTPPERLKAVEVIGLEKTYVSGGGWFQAERRVQAANGVSFDIFQGETLGLVGESGSGKSSVARLIMRLIEPDRGTVRLGDTDLTQINGKALREQRRRIQMVFQDPFASLNPRRKVGNIITDGPIAHGADPAAARQRACDLLGLVGLNASAMERFPHEFSGGQRQRIGIARALALDPEILVADEAVSALDVSVQAQVLNLLEDLKARLGLSMLFITHDLRVAAQICDRIAVMQHGTIVELRPAAALFSAPEHPYTRELLAAVPGQISSSKAA; encoded by the coding sequence ATGTCCGCTGCCACAGCCGTAACCATCAGAGACCTGAGGATCGCCCTGCCCGCCGGCGGCGATCGATCCTACGCCGTGGACGGCGTTTCATTCGATCTCACCGCCGGCAAGATCCTTTGCATCGTCGGAGAATCCGGCTCCGGCAAGTCGATGTGCGCCCATGCCCTGATGGGCCTGCTGCCGGACAATGTGGTCTCCGAGGCCGGCGAGATCGTATTCGACGGACACAACCTGCTGACCCTCGACGAAAGCGCCTGGCTCGCCCTGCGTGGACGCCGCATCGCCATGGTGTTTCAGGAGCCGATGACGGCCCTCAACCCCCTGATGCGAATTGGCGACCAGATCGCCGAGATGTTCGAGGCGCATGACCTGCTGACACCGAGGGAGCGGAAGCGCAAGGCGGCCGACCTGCTGCGCGAGGTCGGCCTGCCAAATCCCGAACAGGCGGTCCGCGCCTATCCCCATCAATTGTCCGGCGGCCAGCGTCAGCGCGCCATGATCGCCATGGCGCTCGCGCTCGAGCCGGCCGTGCTGGTTGCCGACGAGCCGACCACCGCACTCGACGTCACCACGCAGGCGCAAATTCTCAAGCTGATCCGCGACCTGCAGCGCCGCCGCAACATGGCTGTCATGTTCATCACCCACGATTTCGGCGTCGTCGCCGATATCGCCGACAGCGTCGTCGTGCTGCAGCACGGCAAGGTGGTCGAACAAGGCGCCGCGGACGATGTCCTGCTGCGCCCGCAACATCCCTATACGCGCGCGCTGCTCGCTGCCGTTCCGACGATGCAGCCGCCGCAGCGAGTGACCCCGCCCGAGCGCCTCAAGGCGGTCGAGGTGATCGGCCTCGAGAAAACCTATGTCAGCGGCGGCGGCTGGTTTCAGGCGGAGCGGCGCGTCCAGGCCGCAAACGGGGTCAGTTTCGACATTTTTCAGGGCGAGACTCTCGGTCTTGTCGGAGAGTCCGGTTCAGGCAAGTCTTCCGTCGCGCGCCTCATCATGCGCCTGATCGAACCAGACCGGGGCACGGTCCGCCTGGGCGATACCGATCTGACGCAGATCAACGGAAAGGCATTGCGCGAGCAGCGCCGCCGCATCCAGATGGTGTTTCAGGATCCATTCGCTTCGCTCAATCCGCGCCGCAAGGTCGGCAATATCATCACCGATGGCCCGATCGCGCACGGCGCCGATCCGGCGGCGGCTCGACAGCGGGCATGCGACCTGCTGGGCCTGGTAGGCCTCAACGCCAGCGCGATGGAGCGCTTTCCGCATGAATTCTCCGGCGGCCAGCGGCAACGTATCGGGATCGCCCGCGCGCTGGCGCTCGACCCCGAAATCCTGGTCGCCGACGAAGCGGTCTCCGCGCTCGACGTGTCGGTGCAGGCGCAGGTCCTGAATCTGCTCGAAGACCTCAAGGCGCGGCTTGGTCTTTCGATGCTGTTCATCACCCACGATCTGCGGGTGGCCGCACAGATTTGCGATCGGATCGCGGTGATGCAGCACGGCACCATCGTCGAACTCAGGCCGGCCGCCGCGCTGTTCTCGGCCCCTGAACACCCCTATACGCGCGAACTTCTCGCCGCGGTTCCCGGCCAGATATCATCGTCCAAGGCTGCCTGA
- a CDS encoding 2-hydroxyacid dehydrogenase, with amino-acid sequence MRCALVSSSLDLRGYLSTEFARIADRIEIVDHRRDGPNADIRLAVAWHPPHDAFEHYPNLQAVCSIGAGVDNIIACPSLRPGIEVVRVVDPAQAQMMSGFVVWHVIWHQRRFAGYLAQQRDATWRRLSQRNPREVPVAILGYGEIGQKVAADLALLGFPVMAWSRTSKPASPSVKAFHGPSGLAAMLGETEVLVNLLPLTHETRGILNGELFARMRRGGFLIQVGRGEHLVDDDLLTALDSGQLEGAALDVFAAEPLAPAHPFWRHPKIVVTPHDASEVSVEAVAATIVATADAIRTGQRPPYAIDRERGY; translated from the coding sequence ATGCGTTGCGCACTTGTCAGCAGCAGCCTCGATCTGCGCGGCTACCTCAGCACGGAATTCGCGCGTATCGCCGATCGCATCGAGATCGTCGATCATCGCCGCGACGGACCGAACGCGGATATCCGCCTGGCGGTCGCGTGGCATCCGCCGCACGACGCCTTCGAGCATTATCCGAACCTGCAGGCGGTCTGCTCGATCGGCGCCGGCGTCGACAACATCATCGCCTGCCCCAGCCTGCGACCCGGCATCGAAGTGGTCCGCGTCGTGGACCCGGCGCAGGCGCAAATGATGTCGGGATTCGTCGTCTGGCATGTGATCTGGCACCAGCGGCGTTTTGCGGGCTATCTGGCGCAGCAGCGCGACGCAACCTGGCGGCGTCTCAGTCAGCGCAATCCGCGCGAGGTGCCCGTCGCGATTCTCGGCTATGGCGAAATCGGCCAGAAGGTCGCCGCAGATCTGGCCCTGCTCGGCTTCCCGGTCATGGCGTGGAGCCGGACGTCGAAGCCGGCCTCGCCCTCGGTCAAGGCGTTCCACGGACCCTCGGGCCTCGCCGCCATGCTCGGCGAAACCGAAGTGCTGGTGAATCTGCTGCCGCTGACGCACGAGACCCGGGGCATTCTCAACGGCGAACTGTTCGCGCGGATGCGCCGAGGCGGCTTTCTGATCCAGGTCGGGCGCGGCGAACATCTCGTCGACGACGACCTGCTGACGGCGCTGGACAGCGGTCAGCTCGAAGGCGCCGCACTCGACGTCTTTGCGGCGGAGCCGCTGGCACCGGCGCACCCATTCTGGCGTCATCCGAAAATCGTCGTCACGCCGCACGACGCCAGCGAAGTCAGCGTCGAAGCCGTGGCGGCCACTATCGTCGCAACCGCCGACGCGATAAGAACCGGTCAACGGCCACCGTACGCAATCGACCGTGAACGCGGCTATTGA
- a CDS encoding phosphotransferase translates to MPNPSPLIDAAHPIDGLRAASAIPEALAQKLTAEYYGLPATAHRLDSERDQNFRLRTLDGREYVLKIANPAEDRAVTNLQTMALLHVAATDPGLPVPRVFPALNGSHELDIPFDDGSTRIVRLLSFLAGAPMHSVEGSTALRRDLGQCAASLARGLRDFRHTGASHKLLWDLQHAAELRSLVDAVPGDRCGLVEHFLDGFEACALPVLPSLPAQPVHNDLNPHNVVVDPDSHERISGIIDFGDLTFTARVNDLAIAAAYQVADNDDPLAPACELIAAYHAVTLLEPAEFDILFDLIATRMVMTIVISSWRAVRYPENRDYILRNNQGAWARLVRISKLSRIQASQQIRRACHSE, encoded by the coding sequence GTGCCAAACCCGTCCCCGCTCATTGACGCCGCACATCCGATCGACGGTCTGCGCGCGGCATCCGCCATACCGGAAGCGCTCGCTCAAAAACTGACGGCCGAATATTACGGCCTGCCGGCCACGGCGCATCGGCTCGACAGTGAGCGCGATCAGAATTTCCGGCTGCGAACGCTGGATGGCCGCGAATATGTCCTGAAGATCGCCAATCCCGCGGAAGACCGCGCGGTAACCAATCTGCAGACGATGGCCCTGCTCCACGTCGCGGCCACGGACCCCGGTCTGCCTGTTCCGCGTGTCTTCCCGGCGCTGAACGGTTCGCACGAGCTCGATATTCCGTTCGACGACGGCTCGACGAGAATCGTCCGCCTGCTGTCCTTTCTGGCCGGCGCGCCGATGCACTCGGTTGAAGGCTCCACAGCACTCCGCCGCGATCTCGGCCAGTGCGCGGCAAGTCTTGCACGGGGCCTTCGCGATTTCAGGCATACCGGCGCCAGCCACAAGCTGCTCTGGGACCTTCAGCACGCCGCCGAATTACGCTCGCTTGTCGACGCCGTCCCCGGCGACCGGTGCGGCCTGGTGGAGCATTTTCTCGATGGCTTCGAGGCGTGCGCGCTTCCGGTGCTGCCGAGTCTGCCCGCGCAGCCCGTGCACAACGATCTCAATCCGCATAACGTCGTGGTTGACCCCGACAGCCACGAACGCATCTCGGGAATCATAGACTTCGGCGACCTGACCTTTACCGCCCGGGTCAACGACCTCGCGATTGCGGCCGCATACCAGGTCGCAGACAATGACGATCCCCTCGCACCCGCGTGCGAACTGATCGCGGCCTATCATGCGGTCACGCTGCTGGAGCCTGCCGAATTTGATATATTGTTCGATCTCATCGCCACGCGCATGGTCATGACCATCGTGATCAGCAGTTGGCGGGCTGTCCGCTACCCCGAGAATCGGGATTATATTCTGCGCAACAATCAAGGCGCCTGGGCGCGGCTGGTTCGGATATCGAAACTCTCGCGGATCCAGGCCTCGCAGCAGATCAGACGCGCCTGCCATTCGGAGTAA
- a CDS encoding aspartate aminotransferase family protein, with protein MSAEDETVSTREMIARRQRLLGPAYRLFYEQPVQFVRGEGVWLYDPAGHRYLDAYNNVASVGHCHPHVVEAITRQAAVLNTHTRYLHETVLDYAEKLLATFPAEIGHVMFTCTGSEANDLALRVARTCTGGTGFIVTDNAYHGVTSALAELSPSLGLPASKDSHARLVPAPHPASDGTGEIFARHIRDALDDMEKNGIRPAGLLVDTIFSSDGVFADPPGFLRPAVETIRAAGGLFIADEVQPGFGRTGSHMWGFARHNLIPDLVTMGKPMGNGHPIAGMAARPDLLAEFGARSRYFNTFGGNPVSAAAGIAVLEVIDTEGLIENARSVGAYLLDRLRQLQARHELIADVRGAGLFIGVELRRGGAAGTPAAGEGAQIVNMLRERRVLISVAGSHGNVLKIRPPLVFGTEHADLLVENLDQALLALNQVPA; from the coding sequence ATGTCCGCAGAAGACGAGACCGTCTCGACGCGAGAGATGATCGCGCGACGCCAACGCCTGCTTGGGCCAGCCTATCGGCTGTTCTACGAGCAGCCGGTGCAGTTCGTCCGGGGCGAAGGCGTTTGGCTCTACGATCCGGCCGGGCATCGCTATCTCGACGCCTATAACAACGTGGCGTCGGTCGGACACTGCCACCCTCACGTCGTCGAGGCCATCACGCGGCAAGCCGCGGTGCTCAACACCCATACGCGCTATCTGCACGAGACCGTACTGGACTATGCTGAAAAGCTTCTGGCCACCTTCCCGGCCGAGATCGGCCACGTCATGTTCACTTGTACCGGCAGCGAAGCCAACGACCTCGCCTTGCGCGTCGCCCGGACCTGCACCGGCGGCACCGGTTTCATCGTCACCGACAACGCATATCATGGCGTGACCAGCGCGCTGGCCGAACTTTCGCCATCGCTCGGGCTGCCCGCGTCAAAGGACAGCCACGCGCGGTTGGTGCCGGCGCCTCACCCGGCCAGTGACGGCACCGGCGAAATCTTTGCGCGTCACATCCGCGATGCGCTGGACGACATGGAGAAAAACGGCATTCGCCCGGCGGGATTGCTGGTCGACACCATCTTCTCGAGTGACGGCGTCTTCGCCGACCCGCCTGGTTTCCTGCGGCCCGCGGTCGAAACCATCCGGGCTGCCGGCGGCCTGTTCATCGCCGACGAAGTGCAGCCCGGTTTTGGCCGCACCGGCAGCCATATGTGGGGATTTGCCCGCCACAATCTCATTCCCGATCTGGTCACCATGGGCAAGCCGATGGGAAATGGCCATCCGATCGCCGGGATGGCGGCGCGACCGGATCTCCTGGCCGAGTTCGGCGCGCGGTCGCGTTACTTCAACACCTTTGGCGGCAATCCGGTATCCGCCGCAGCAGGCATCGCCGTGCTGGAGGTGATCGATACCGAGGGCTTGATCGAGAACGCGCGAAGCGTTGGAGCCTATCTGCTCGACCGGCTTCGGCAATTACAGGCCCGTCACGAGTTGATTGCCGACGTCCGCGGCGCCGGCCTGTTCATTGGCGTGGAACTCAGGCGCGGCGGCGCCGCCGGGACGCCTGCCGCGGGTGAAGGCGCGCAGATCGTCAACATGCTGCGCGAGCGGCGCGTACTGATCAGCGTCGCCGGGTCACATGGCAATGTTCTCAAGATCCGGCCACCGCTGGTGTTCGGTACCGAGCACGCCGACCTGCTCGTCGAGAATCTGGACCAGGCGTTGCTGGCCCTCAATCAAGTCCCGGCTTGA
- a CDS encoding NAD(P)/FAD-dependent oxidoreductase, whose amino-acid sequence MTHEQLALPPSLYADTAVPPVPTPALDVDRTVSVAIIGGGFAGLSTALHLAGQGTEAIVLEAQQPGWGASGNNGGQLNPGLKFDPDSIEATFGADLGRRMIAFAYQTPTFTLDLIHRLGIACEARQNGTLRAAYHEASTAAIETTAEQCIRRGMLVTVLDRDAVQKMTGTDRYVRAMLDRRGGDLQPLSYARGLARAAISAGAAVYGQTPATSLRREGGRWRIDTPRAVVRAEKILIATNGFTDDLWPGLRRTIVPVFSSIVATEPLPDEIVRGIMPTRSVLYESGHITVYYRVDASNRLLMGGRGPMRWIRDPAAVDYLRRYAVRLWPALRDVRWTHGWNSRLAMTADHYPHVHEPGPGALAYLGCNGRGVALATAMGQQLAERLVGGEAAQIDMPITTLKPIRFHAWWPVAIKSVVLYGRIRDRLGL is encoded by the coding sequence GTGACCCACGAACAGCTTGCGTTGCCGCCAAGTCTTTACGCGGACACCGCAGTCCCGCCGGTCCCGACGCCTGCGCTCGACGTCGACAGGACCGTATCCGTTGCGATCATCGGCGGCGGGTTTGCCGGGCTCTCGACGGCGCTGCATCTGGCCGGGCAGGGAACGGAAGCGATCGTGCTCGAAGCCCAGCAGCCGGGCTGGGGCGCGTCCGGCAACAATGGCGGCCAGCTCAATCCGGGGCTGAAGTTCGACCCCGATTCGATCGAGGCGACGTTCGGCGCCGACCTCGGCCGGCGCATGATCGCGTTTGCCTATCAGACACCGACTTTCACGCTCGATCTGATCCACCGCCTCGGCATCGCCTGCGAAGCACGGCAGAACGGCACGCTGCGCGCCGCCTATCACGAAGCGAGCACGGCTGCGATCGAGACCACGGCGGAGCAGTGCATCCGCCGCGGCATGCTGGTGACCGTGCTCGACCGCGACGCCGTGCAGAAGATGACCGGCACCGATCGCTATGTCCGCGCCATGCTGGACCGGCGCGGCGGCGATCTGCAGCCGCTGAGCTATGCGCGCGGTCTGGCGCGCGCTGCGATCAGCGCCGGTGCTGCGGTTTACGGGCAGACGCCGGCGACGTCGCTACGGCGTGAAGGCGGACGATGGCGCATCGACACACCGCGCGCCGTGGTTCGCGCCGAAAAAATCCTGATTGCCACCAACGGCTTCACGGACGATCTGTGGCCCGGTCTGCGCCGCACCATCGTCCCGGTATTCAGCTCGATCGTCGCGACCGAGCCGCTGCCCGACGAGATCGTGCGCGGCATCATGCCGACGCGGTCGGTCCTGTATGAAAGCGGTCACATCACTGTCTATTATCGGGTCGATGCGTCGAACCGCCTGTTGATGGGTGGTCGCGGACCGATGCGATGGATCAGGGATCCGGCCGCTGTCGATTATCTCAGGCGCTACGCCGTTCGGCTGTGGCCGGCGCTCCGCGACGTCCGCTGGACCCATGGCTGGAACAGCCGCCTTGCCATGACCGCCGATCATTATCCGCATGTGCACGAGCCGGGGCCGGGTGCGCTGGCCTATCTCGGGTGCAACGGCCGTGGCGTCGCGCTCGCGACCGCCATGGGACAGCAGCTGGCGGAGCGATTGGTTGGCGGCGAGGCAGCGCAAATCGACATGCCGATCACCACCCTGAAGCCAATTCGCTTCCACGCATGGTGGCCGGTGGCCATAAAGAGTGTCGTCCTCTATGGCCGAATTCGCGACCGTCTCGGATTATGA